One segment of Macrotis lagotis isolate mMagLag1 chromosome 1, bilby.v1.9.chrom.fasta, whole genome shotgun sequence DNA contains the following:
- the LOC141488003 gene encoding olfactory receptor 8G1-like isoform X1 gives MAMRNDSSVTEFILTGLTDRPELQLPFFFLFFGIYVVTVVGNLGMIILIGLSSHLHTPMYYFLSSLSFIDLCHSTIITPKMLVKFVSENNIISYSECITQLYFFLVFAIAECHMLAVMAYDRYVAICSPLLYNITMSHQLCSWLVGGVYLLGLVGATAHTSCIFRVIFCKNNLIQHYFCELLSLLKLSCSSTYVNEVVILCFSAFNILLPSITIVSSYICIITSILRIRSPGGRSKAFSTCSSHIAAVALFYGSAAFIYLQPSSENSMDQEKVSSVFYTVFVPMLNPLIYSLRNKDVKVAMRKILERRKLK, from the coding sequence ATGGCCATGAGAAATGATTCCTCAGTGACTGAATTCATTCTCACAGGGTTAACCGACAGGCCAGAACTCCAGCtgcccttcttctttcttttctttggcaTTTATGTGGTTACTGTGGTGGGGAACCTGGGCATGATCATACTGATTGGCCTCAGTTCCCATCTTCACACTCCCATGTACTATTTTCTCAGTAGTTTATCCTTCATTGATCTCTGTCACTCAACTATAATCACACCAAAAATGCTAGTGAAATTTGTGTCAGAGAATAATATAATTTCTTACTCTGAGTGCATAACACAGctctatttcttccttgtttttgcTATAGCTGAGTGCCACATGTTGGCAGTGATGGCATATGATCGCTATGTTGCCATCTGCAGCCCCTTACTTTATAACATTACCATGTCCCATCAGCTCTGCTCCTGGCTAGTGGGTGGGGTATACCTGCTGGGCTTAGTTGGAGCCACAGCGCACACGAGCTGCATATTTAGAGTGATCTTCTGCAAGAATAACCTTATCCAACATTACTTCTGTGAACTCCTTTCCCTCTTGAAGCTCTCTTGTTCCAGCACTTATGTTAATGAAGTGGTGATTTTGTGCTTTAGTGCATTTAATATCCTCCTCCCCAGCATCACCATTGTCAGCTCCTATATCTGCATCATCACCAGTATCCTCCGCATCCGCTCCCCTGGAGGGAGATCTAAGGCTTTCAGCACCTGCAGCTCCCATATAGCCGCAGTCGCCCTCTTCTATGGCTCTGCCGCTTTCATATACCTGCAGCCCTCTTCAGAAAATTCCATGGACCAGGAAAAAGTGTCTTCTGTTTTTTATACTGTCTTTGTGCCCATGCTGAACCCCCTGATCTACAGTCTGAGGAACAAGGATGTGAAGGTTGCCATGAGGAAAATTTTGGAGAGAAGAAAGCTCAAATAA
- the LOC141488003 gene encoding olfactory receptor 8G1-like isoform X2, with the protein MIILIGLSSHLHTPMYYFLSSLSFIDLCHSTIITPKMLVKFVSENNIISYSECITQLYFFLVFAIAECHMLAVMAYDRYVAICSPLLYNITMSHQLCSWLVGGVYLLGLVGATAHTSCIFRVIFCKNNLIQHYFCELLSLLKLSCSSTYVNEVVILCFSAFNILLPSITIVSSYICIITSILRIRSPGGRSKAFSTCSSHIAAVALFYGSAAFIYLQPSSENSMDQEKVSSVFYTVFVPMLNPLIYSLRNKDVKVAMRKILERRKLK; encoded by the coding sequence ATGATCATACTGATTGGCCTCAGTTCCCATCTTCACACTCCCATGTACTATTTTCTCAGTAGTTTATCCTTCATTGATCTCTGTCACTCAACTATAATCACACCAAAAATGCTAGTGAAATTTGTGTCAGAGAATAATATAATTTCTTACTCTGAGTGCATAACACAGctctatttcttccttgtttttgcTATAGCTGAGTGCCACATGTTGGCAGTGATGGCATATGATCGCTATGTTGCCATCTGCAGCCCCTTACTTTATAACATTACCATGTCCCATCAGCTCTGCTCCTGGCTAGTGGGTGGGGTATACCTGCTGGGCTTAGTTGGAGCCACAGCGCACACGAGCTGCATATTTAGAGTGATCTTCTGCAAGAATAACCTTATCCAACATTACTTCTGTGAACTCCTTTCCCTCTTGAAGCTCTCTTGTTCCAGCACTTATGTTAATGAAGTGGTGATTTTGTGCTTTAGTGCATTTAATATCCTCCTCCCCAGCATCACCATTGTCAGCTCCTATATCTGCATCATCACCAGTATCCTCCGCATCCGCTCCCCTGGAGGGAGATCTAAGGCTTTCAGCACCTGCAGCTCCCATATAGCCGCAGTCGCCCTCTTCTATGGCTCTGCCGCTTTCATATACCTGCAGCCCTCTTCAGAAAATTCCATGGACCAGGAAAAAGTGTCTTCTGTTTTTTATACTGTCTTTGTGCCCATGCTGAACCCCCTGATCTACAGTCTGAGGAACAAGGATGTGAAGGTTGCCATGAGGAAAATTTTGGAGAGAAGAAAGCTCAAATAA
- the LOC141488012 gene encoding olfactory receptor 8G5-like: protein MFTGNHSTVKEFILAGLTNRSELQLPLFLLFLGIYLATVVGNLGMVILIGLSSHLHTPMYYFLSCLSFIDLCHSTVITPKMLVNFIREKNIISYPECMTQLYFFLIFVIADCYMLAVMAYDRYVAISSPLLYNVIMSPQICSGLVSVVYIMGFLGATAHTGCMLRVFFCKKNVINHYFCDLLPLLKLSCSSTYINEAMILFFGSLNIFAPVIIIVSSYIFIIASILRIQSTEGKFKAFSTCSSHIMAVSLFYGSTAFMYLQPSSASSMDQGKVSSVFYTIVIPMLNPLIYSMRNKDVKVALKKILKRSKF from the coding sequence ATGTTCACAGGAAATCATTCTACAGTGAAAGAATTTATTCTGGCAGGACTGACAAACCGATCAGAGCTCCAGcttcccctctttctcctctttctgggCATTTATTTAGCTACTGTGGTGGGAAACTTGGGTATGGTAATATTGATTGGTCTTAGTTCACACCTTCATACTCCCATGTATTATTTCCTTAGTTGTCTGTCCTTTATTGATCTCTGTCACTCAACTGTCATCACTCCCAAAATGCTAGTAAACttcattagagaaaaaaacatcatttctTACCCAGAATGCATGACTCAActctatttcttcctcatttttgtaATTGCTGATTGTTACATGTTGGCTGTGATGGCATATGACCGTTATGTTGCCATCTCTAGCCCCCTACTCTATAATGTTATCATGTCCCCACAGATCTGCTCAGGACTAGTAAGTGTGGTATATATAATGGGTTTCCTTGGTGCCACAGCTCACACAGGCTGTATGCTTAGAGTGTTCTTTTGCAAGAAAAATGTCATCAATCATTATTTCTGTGACCTTCTTCCCCTTTTGAAACTCTCCTGCTCTAGTACCTACATCAATGAGGCAATGATCCTATTCTTTGgctcattaaatatttttgcccCAGTAATAATCATTGTGAGCTCTTACATATTCATTATTGCCAGCATCCTTCGCATCCAGTCCACTGAGGGAAAGTTCAAAGCTTTCAGTACTTGCAGCTCCCATATCATGGCAGTTTCTCTCTTCTATGGTTCTACTGCATTTATGTATCTGCAGCCTTCTTCTGCCAGTTCTATGGATCAGGGGAAGGTATCCTCTGTGTTTTATACCATAGTGATACCAATGCTGAATCCTTTGATCTACAGTATGAGGAACAAGGATGTCAAAGTTGccctgaaaaaaattctaaagagaaGTAAATTCTAG